One window of the Scylla paramamosain isolate STU-SP2022 chromosome 22, ASM3559412v1, whole genome shotgun sequence genome contains the following:
- the LOC135111389 gene encoding galactose mutarotase-like isoform X3: protein MKGIRKDVFGVFHDPDSGVEVKVDRYTLTSASGVEVQVISYGACVSAIVVPDKSGKKDHVTLGFDDMKGYLENAYQGSSIGRCANRIGKGKLVVEGQQYTLTINNNGNHLHGGTRGWDKHVWESHVSEESVVFSRLSSDGEEGYPGAVLAQVKYSLDAAGGLGIDFEAMTTRATPINMTNHCFFNLAGHAAGQGGLLEHLVRVNADRFTPVGQDLIPTGELASVRGTAYDLRSPTTFGEALPRAPGNGFDHNFCLQFKHRGELELAACFLHTPTGRGLEVYTTEPGVQIYTGNFLPKEANKMVGRNGTSYTYQGAFCCEPQNFPDAVNQRNFPSAICCPGKPYKHSMMYKFFVQK, encoded by the exons ATGAAGGGCATAAGAAAGGATGTGTTTGGTGTCTTCCACGACCCTGACTCGGgtgtggaggtgaaggtggaccGCTACACCCTGACCAGTGCGTCAGGGGTGGAGGTGCAG GTCATCTCCTATGGTGCCTGTGTGAGTGCCATTGTGGTGCCTGACAAGTCTGGGAAGAAGGACCATGTCACCCTGGGATTTGATGACATGAAAG GGTACTTAGAGAATGCATACCAGGGAAGCTCCATTGGTCGCTGTGCCAATCGCATCGGGAAGGGCaagctggtggtggagggacaGCAGTACACcctcaccatcaacaacaacggcaaccaCCTGCATGGGGGAACGAGGGGCTGGGATAAG CATGTGTGGGAGAGCCATGTCAGTGAGGAGAGTGTGGTGTTCTCCCGTCTCAGcagtgatggggaggagggataCCCTGGGGCTGTGCtggcacag gtGAAGTATTCTCTTGATGCAGCAGGAGGACTCGGGATAGACTTTGAGGCAATGACCACCCGAGCCACTCCCATCAATATGACCAACCATTGTTTCTTCAACCTGGCAGGACAT GCTGCAGGTCAAGGTGGCCTCTTGGAGCACCTGGTGAGAGTGAATGCTGATCGCTTCACACCTGTGGGGCAGGATCTCATACCAACAG GGGAGTTAGCATCAGTGAGAGGAACAGCCTATGATCTGCGTAGCCCCACCACTTTTGGGGAGGCACTGCCCCGGGCACCGGGTAATGGCTTTGACCACAACTTCTGTCTGCAGTTCAAGCACAGAGGTGAACTGGAGCTGGCAGCATGTTTCCTGCATACTCCAACAG GTCGTGGCCTGGAGGTGTACACCACTGAGCCAGGAGTGCAGATCTACACAGGGAACTTTCTGCCCAAAGAAGCAAACAAAATGGTTGGTCGCAATGGGACGTCCTACACTTACCAGGGAGCGTTCTGCTGTGAGCCTCAGAACTTCCCTGATGCTGTCAACCAG AGGAACTTCCCCAGTGCCATCTGTTGTCCTGGGAAGCCCTACAAGCACTCCATGATGTACAAGTTCTTTGTACAAAAGTAA
- the LOC135111389 gene encoding galactose mutarotase-like isoform X1 — protein MTLTFHIGLFLVVVKTASVPDFEMKGIRKDVFGVFHDPDSGVEVKVDRYTLTSASGVEVQVISYGACVSAIVVPDKSGKKDHVTLGFDDMKGYLENAYQGSSIGRCANRIGKGKLVVEGQQYTLTINNNGNHLHGGTRGWDKHVWESHVSEESVVFSRLSSDGEEGYPGAVLAQVKYSLDAAGGLGIDFEAMTTRATPINMTNHCFFNLAGHAAGQGGLLEHLVRVNADRFTPVGQDLIPTGELASVRGTAYDLRSPTTFGEALPRAPGNGFDHNFCLQFKHRGELELAACFLHTPTGRGLEVYTTEPGVQIYTGNFLPKEANKMVGRNGTSYTYQGAFCCEPQNFPDAVNQRNFPSAICCPGKPYKHSMMYKFFVQK, from the exons ATGACACTGACTTTCCACATTGGCTTGTTCTTAGTTGTAGTGAAGACTGCTAGTGTTCCA GACTTTGAGATGAAGGGCATAAGAAAGGATGTGTTTGGTGTCTTCCACGACCCTGACTCGGgtgtggaggtgaaggtggaccGCTACACCCTGACCAGTGCGTCAGGGGTGGAGGTGCAG GTCATCTCCTATGGTGCCTGTGTGAGTGCCATTGTGGTGCCTGACAAGTCTGGGAAGAAGGACCATGTCACCCTGGGATTTGATGACATGAAAG GGTACTTAGAGAATGCATACCAGGGAAGCTCCATTGGTCGCTGTGCCAATCGCATCGGGAAGGGCaagctggtggtggagggacaGCAGTACACcctcaccatcaacaacaacggcaaccaCCTGCATGGGGGAACGAGGGGCTGGGATAAG CATGTGTGGGAGAGCCATGTCAGTGAGGAGAGTGTGGTGTTCTCCCGTCTCAGcagtgatggggaggagggataCCCTGGGGCTGTGCtggcacag gtGAAGTATTCTCTTGATGCAGCAGGAGGACTCGGGATAGACTTTGAGGCAATGACCACCCGAGCCACTCCCATCAATATGACCAACCATTGTTTCTTCAACCTGGCAGGACAT GCTGCAGGTCAAGGTGGCCTCTTGGAGCACCTGGTGAGAGTGAATGCTGATCGCTTCACACCTGTGGGGCAGGATCTCATACCAACAG GGGAGTTAGCATCAGTGAGAGGAACAGCCTATGATCTGCGTAGCCCCACCACTTTTGGGGAGGCACTGCCCCGGGCACCGGGTAATGGCTTTGACCACAACTTCTGTCTGCAGTTCAAGCACAGAGGTGAACTGGAGCTGGCAGCATGTTTCCTGCATACTCCAACAG GTCGTGGCCTGGAGGTGTACACCACTGAGCCAGGAGTGCAGATCTACACAGGGAACTTTCTGCCCAAAGAAGCAAACAAAATGGTTGGTCGCAATGGGACGTCCTACACTTACCAGGGAGCGTTCTGCTGTGAGCCTCAGAACTTCCCTGATGCTGTCAACCAG AGGAACTTCCCCAGTGCCATCTGTTGTCCTGGGAAGCCCTACAAGCACTCCATGATGTACAAGTTCTTTGTACAAAAGTAA
- the LOC135111389 gene encoding galactose mutarotase-like isoform X2, giving the protein MQIFTLRDALQDFEMKGIRKDVFGVFHDPDSGVEVKVDRYTLTSASGVEVQVISYGACVSAIVVPDKSGKKDHVTLGFDDMKGYLENAYQGSSIGRCANRIGKGKLVVEGQQYTLTINNNGNHLHGGTRGWDKHVWESHVSEESVVFSRLSSDGEEGYPGAVLAQVKYSLDAAGGLGIDFEAMTTRATPINMTNHCFFNLAGHAAGQGGLLEHLVRVNADRFTPVGQDLIPTGELASVRGTAYDLRSPTTFGEALPRAPGNGFDHNFCLQFKHRGELELAACFLHTPTGRGLEVYTTEPGVQIYTGNFLPKEANKMVGRNGTSYTYQGAFCCEPQNFPDAVNQRNFPSAICCPGKPYKHSMMYKFFVQK; this is encoded by the exons GACTTTGAGATGAAGGGCATAAGAAAGGATGTGTTTGGTGTCTTCCACGACCCTGACTCGGgtgtggaggtgaaggtggaccGCTACACCCTGACCAGTGCGTCAGGGGTGGAGGTGCAG GTCATCTCCTATGGTGCCTGTGTGAGTGCCATTGTGGTGCCTGACAAGTCTGGGAAGAAGGACCATGTCACCCTGGGATTTGATGACATGAAAG GGTACTTAGAGAATGCATACCAGGGAAGCTCCATTGGTCGCTGTGCCAATCGCATCGGGAAGGGCaagctggtggtggagggacaGCAGTACACcctcaccatcaacaacaacggcaaccaCCTGCATGGGGGAACGAGGGGCTGGGATAAG CATGTGTGGGAGAGCCATGTCAGTGAGGAGAGTGTGGTGTTCTCCCGTCTCAGcagtgatggggaggagggataCCCTGGGGCTGTGCtggcacag gtGAAGTATTCTCTTGATGCAGCAGGAGGACTCGGGATAGACTTTGAGGCAATGACCACCCGAGCCACTCCCATCAATATGACCAACCATTGTTTCTTCAACCTGGCAGGACAT GCTGCAGGTCAAGGTGGCCTCTTGGAGCACCTGGTGAGAGTGAATGCTGATCGCTTCACACCTGTGGGGCAGGATCTCATACCAACAG GGGAGTTAGCATCAGTGAGAGGAACAGCCTATGATCTGCGTAGCCCCACCACTTTTGGGGAGGCACTGCCCCGGGCACCGGGTAATGGCTTTGACCACAACTTCTGTCTGCAGTTCAAGCACAGAGGTGAACTGGAGCTGGCAGCATGTTTCCTGCATACTCCAACAG GTCGTGGCCTGGAGGTGTACACCACTGAGCCAGGAGTGCAGATCTACACAGGGAACTTTCTGCCCAAAGAAGCAAACAAAATGGTTGGTCGCAATGGGACGTCCTACACTTACCAGGGAGCGTTCTGCTGTGAGCCTCAGAACTTCCCTGATGCTGTCAACCAG AGGAACTTCCCCAGTGCCATCTGTTGTCCTGGGAAGCCCTACAAGCACTCCATGATGTACAAGTTCTTTGTACAAAAGTAA